The following are from one region of the Stigmatella ashevillena genome:
- the pcnB gene encoding polynucleotide adenylyltransferase PcnB has product MTRDSTETPPADGPLLPAPDDAREATSPEVLTVFEPATEAPPMSEAALQADSLDLPLPTEPVEPRAESLEPPPEALAAEIASPEPELVAPTTTPTGEPPAIDPSKLDPDALKVVLRLHQHGHQAYLVGGCVRDLLLGRRPKDFDVATSAHPGEVRATFRNCRLIGRRFRLAHVYFKGGKIIEVSTFRANPLEMEPTEEEGAENGNGNGDDLLITHDNVFGTAEQDARRRDFTINGLFYDVTEGRVIDYVRGRRDLDERYIRTIGDPEIRMREDPVRILRAVRFASKLDLDIESRTYAAMEGAVEDLPRCAPARLLEETFRLIRGGVAAPSLKLLSALDALKILLPPVDAYLKRSRESERTFYAFAEALDRRVATGEPLDDAILLATLLVPISRAAPPPEEAEDAQPSVAQSIEDLLAGFVQSARLPRRIAERCRLLLLAQRTLSGERRRRGAAFRRHPLFGEALTVFELSVEATGEFREALGAWKSGEVPPARAEAPAAEEKAGRKRRRRRRRGGRKTGRSEAGSTEAGSAEVSEESPEGVEAEELESEDSEGDAEEPESSDSEP; this is encoded by the coding sequence ATGACGCGAGATTCGACAGAAACACCGCCCGCCGATGGACCGCTCCTGCCTGCGCCCGATGACGCGCGCGAGGCCACCTCTCCCGAGGTGCTGACGGTCTTCGAGCCCGCGACCGAGGCCCCCCCCATGTCTGAAGCAGCGCTGCAGGCGGATTCCCTGGATCTGCCCCTGCCCACCGAGCCCGTCGAACCCCGGGCCGAGTCCCTTGAGCCCCCTCCCGAGGCGCTGGCCGCGGAGATCGCCAGCCCCGAACCAGAGCTCGTGGCCCCCACCACCACGCCCACCGGCGAGCCCCCCGCGATCGATCCCTCGAAGCTCGATCCGGATGCCCTCAAGGTGGTCCTCCGGCTGCACCAGCACGGCCACCAGGCCTACCTGGTGGGCGGGTGCGTGAGAGATCTGCTCCTGGGGCGCAGGCCCAAGGACTTCGATGTGGCCACCAGTGCCCACCCGGGCGAGGTGCGCGCCACCTTCCGCAATTGCCGCCTCATCGGGCGCCGGTTCCGGCTGGCCCACGTGTACTTCAAGGGGGGGAAGATCATCGAGGTCTCCACCTTCCGCGCCAACCCCTTGGAGATGGAGCCCACCGAGGAGGAGGGGGCCGAGAACGGCAACGGCAATGGGGATGATCTGCTCATCACCCATGACAACGTTTTTGGCACCGCGGAGCAGGATGCCCGTCGCCGCGATTTCACCATCAACGGCCTCTTCTATGACGTCACCGAAGGCCGGGTGATCGACTACGTGCGCGGCCGGAGGGATCTCGACGAGCGGTACATCCGCACCATCGGCGATCCGGAGATCCGCATGCGCGAGGATCCGGTGCGCATCCTCCGGGCCGTGCGCTTCGCGAGCAAGCTGGACCTGGACATCGAGTCGCGGACCTACGCGGCCATGGAAGGGGCGGTGGAGGATCTGCCCCGCTGCGCCCCGGCCCGGCTGCTGGAGGAGACCTTCCGCCTCATCCGGGGCGGGGTGGCGGCCCCCAGCCTCAAGCTGCTCTCCGCGCTGGATGCGCTGAAAATCCTGCTGCCACCCGTGGATGCGTATCTGAAGCGGAGCCGTGAGAGCGAGCGGACCTTCTACGCCTTCGCCGAGGCGCTGGACCGGCGGGTGGCGACCGGTGAGCCGCTCGACGATGCCATTCTCCTGGCCACGTTGCTGGTGCCCATCAGCCGGGCCGCGCCGCCGCCCGAGGAGGCGGAGGACGCTCAGCCCTCGGTCGCCCAATCCATCGAGGATCTGCTCGCGGGGTTCGTGCAGAGCGCTCGGCTGCCGCGCCGGATCGCCGAGCGGTGCCGTCTGCTGCTGCTGGCCCAGCGCACCCTCTCGGGAGAGCGGCGCCGTCGCGGCGCGGCCTTCCGGCGGCATCCGCTCTTTGGCGAGGCGCTCACGGTCTTCGAGCTTTCCGTCGAGGCCACCGGAGAGTTCCGTGAGGCCCTGGGCGCGTGGAAGAGCGGCGAGGTGCCGCCTGCGCGCGCCGAGGCACCTGCTGCGGAAGAAAAGGCGGGACGCAAACGCCGCCGCCGCCGCCGCAGGGGAGGGCGCAAGACGGGGCGCTCCGAGGCTGGGAGCACCGAAGCTGGAAGCGCCGAGGTCTCGGAGGAGTCGCCCGAAGGCGTCGAGGCCGAGGAGCTCGAATCCGAGGACTCGGAGGGCGATGCCGAGGAGCCGGAGTCCAGCGACTCCGAACCTTGA
- a CDS encoding mersacidin/lichenicidin family type 2 lantibiotic: protein MNPKNIIRAWKDPAFRASLSTEERGALPESPSGQPLSELSEDELLGITGGQIITSGDIRPSTGCIGPIRPTCGIIACPIIRDEVI from the coding sequence ATGAACCCGAAGAACATCATCCGCGCCTGGAAAGACCCCGCCTTTCGCGCAAGCCTTTCCACCGAAGAGCGAGGGGCCCTCCCAGAGAGCCCCTCTGGCCAACCGCTGTCCGAACTCAGTGAAGACGAGCTGCTCGGCATCACGGGCGGACAAATCATTACGAGCGGAGATATCCGCCCATCGACGGGCTGCATCGGCCCCATTCGCCCCACCTGCGGCATCATTGCCTGCCCCATCATCCGGGATGAGGTGATTTGA
- a CDS encoding peptidase domain-containing ABC transporter: MKTDESPQPSPLTHRFPALQNLQARSRGRRIPIVHQLSETECGAACLAMAMGFHGRPTRLEQVRQTMGAARDGVSALDILRAARAFGLRGRGVSIDPEALRYLPTGTILHWQFSHFVVFERLGRDCVHVVDPGHGRRRVPMERFRQSFTGVALLLEPGEHFETRKAQPRNASRYALQVIQQSHSLGRILTVSLVLQLFALAVPALTGLIIDRVVPRGDQHLLLVVGLGLLSLAGFQLLTSLIRGHLLLELRTRMDSSMTLSFLEHLVSLSYSFFQVRAAGDLLARLNSNSTVREILSSSAISGVLDGVLVVLYLVLLVAVSPLMALLVLGLSLLQILILLLSTHRQRALLSENLEVEAKSQSYQIEMLTGIQTLKAFGVEHQAVQRFSELLVNVLNVSLKRGQLAAWVDALTGTLRMASPLILLTFGALQVLAGKMTLGTMMGLNALAGALLVPLANLVTTGTQLQLLRSYIERIDDVLDTPPERAPDQMGRPIKLRGGIELDNVAFRYSPLAPLVVQDVSVRIAPGQFVAIVGRSGAGKSTLARLLLGLYLPSTGRVLFDAQDLTELDLHSVRNQLGVVPQEPAFFSSTLRANIALADPNTPLESITEAAQLAQLHEDILAMPMGYDTPLVDQGASLSGGQRQRLALARALMQKPAVLLLDEATSALDAITERKVQQSLAGLSCTRIVIAHRLSTVVEADLILVMDEGHLVESGSHEELLARGGVYSRLVNAQVRKTGRLE, encoded by the coding sequence ATGAAGACCGATGAATCCCCCCAGCCCTCGCCCCTCACCCACCGCTTTCCCGCCCTGCAGAACCTCCAGGCCCGCTCTCGCGGGCGCCGCATCCCCATCGTCCACCAGCTCTCGGAGACCGAGTGCGGCGCCGCCTGCCTGGCGATGGCGATGGGCTTCCACGGCCGCCCCACACGGCTGGAGCAGGTCCGCCAGACCATGGGGGCCGCGCGGGATGGCGTCTCGGCACTGGACATTCTCCGGGCGGCCCGGGCTTTCGGACTGAGGGGACGGGGCGTCTCCATCGATCCGGAGGCGCTGCGCTACCTGCCCACCGGCACCATCCTCCACTGGCAATTCTCACACTTCGTCGTCTTCGAGCGGCTCGGCCGGGACTGCGTTCATGTCGTGGACCCTGGGCACGGCCGACGCCGCGTGCCCATGGAGCGCTTTCGCCAATCCTTCACCGGCGTGGCCCTGCTGCTGGAGCCAGGCGAGCACTTCGAGACGCGCAAGGCCCAGCCCCGCAACGCCTCCCGCTATGCCCTCCAGGTCATTCAGCAGTCCCACTCGCTGGGCCGCATCCTCACCGTCTCCCTGGTGCTCCAGCTCTTCGCACTGGCGGTGCCCGCGCTCACCGGCCTCATCATCGACCGCGTGGTGCCCCGGGGGGATCAGCACCTGCTGCTCGTGGTGGGGCTGGGGCTCTTGTCGCTGGCCGGCTTCCAGCTTCTGACGTCCCTCATCCGAGGCCACCTGCTGCTGGAGTTGCGCACGCGCATGGACTCCAGCATGACGCTCAGCTTCCTGGAGCACCTCGTCAGCCTCTCCTACTCTTTCTTCCAGGTCCGCGCCGCGGGCGACCTCCTGGCCCGGCTCAACAGCAACTCCACCGTGCGAGAGATTCTCTCCTCCAGCGCCATCTCCGGCGTGCTGGATGGCGTGCTCGTGGTCCTCTACCTGGTGCTCCTGGTGGCGGTGAGCCCCCTCATGGCGCTGCTCGTCCTGGGGCTCAGCCTGCTGCAAATCCTCATCCTCCTGCTCTCCACCCACCGGCAGCGCGCGTTGCTGTCCGAGAACCTGGAGGTGGAGGCCAAGAGCCAGAGCTATCAAATCGAAATGCTCACCGGCATCCAGACGCTCAAGGCCTTCGGCGTGGAACACCAGGCGGTGCAGCGCTTTTCAGAGCTCCTCGTCAACGTGCTCAACGTTTCACTGAAGCGGGGCCAGCTCGCAGCGTGGGTGGATGCGCTGACGGGCACCTTGCGCATGGCCTCGCCCCTCATCCTGCTCACCTTCGGCGCACTGCAAGTCCTGGCAGGGAAGATGACCCTGGGCACCATGATGGGCCTGAACGCCCTGGCCGGCGCACTGCTCGTGCCGCTCGCCAACCTGGTCACCACCGGCACCCAGCTCCAGCTCCTGCGCAGCTACATCGAGCGCATCGACGATGTGCTGGACACCCCTCCCGAACGCGCCCCAGACCAGATGGGACGCCCCATCAAGCTGCGCGGCGGCATTGAGTTGGACAACGTCGCGTTCCGCTACTCCCCGCTGGCGCCGCTGGTGGTCCAGGACGTGTCGGTGCGCATCGCGCCCGGACAATTCGTGGCCATCGTCGGACGCTCGGGCGCGGGAAAGTCCACCCTGGCCCGCCTGCTGCTCGGCCTGTACCTGCCTTCCACCGGGCGCGTGCTCTTCGACGCGCAGGATCTCACCGAGCTGGATTTACATTCGGTGCGCAACCAGCTCGGTGTGGTGCCCCAGGAGCCCGCCTTCTTCAGTTCCACGCTGCGTGCCAACATCGCGCTCGCGGATCCGAACACGCCGCTCGAGTCCATCACCGAGGCCGCACAACTGGCCCAGCTCCATGAAGACATCCTGGCGATGCCCATGGGCTACGACACGCCGTTGGTGGATCAGGGGGCGTCCCTGTCCGGTGGCCAGCGGCAACGGCTGGCCCTGGCACGGGCGCTGATGCAGAAGCCCGCCGTGCTCCTGCTCGACGAGGCCACCAGTGCCTTGGACGCCATCACCGAGCGCAAGGTGCAGCAGTCCCTTGCGGGTTTGAGCTGCACCCGCATCGTGATCGCCCACCGGTTGAGCACCGTGGTGGAGGCAGATCTCATCCTGGTGATGGACGAGGGCCACCTGGTGGAATCCGGCTCGCACGAAGAGCTGCTCGCACGCGGAGGGGTCTACTCGCGGCTGGTGAACGCCCAGGTGCGCAAGACGGGACGGCTGGAGTAA
- a CDS encoding efflux RND transporter periplasmic adaptor subunit gives MSPGNRPRIFREEALRHHEGARQEGDLLRISPRWTGWTYWVLLALLLFTLSYSALGTLPEYASGPAVVEVEGRSNLSVDTPGLVASVKVKAGQRVEAGQALVTFLAQGETASLDRIQREFELQLLRVLREPTDESARQTLTSLRAERELAQARQQDRTLRAPHAGVVGSLRVRPGQYISPGASVVTLIGDDVHVTLLALLPGGYRPMLEPGRSLRVEFNGFPHEYHELRIESVGDQIIGPNEARRFLGADVADALTLSGPLVMVRARIGSPTFLSKRRAFNFFDGMQARADARVRSERILVTLVPGLKGALGYEDR, from the coding sequence GTGAGCCCTGGAAACCGGCCCCGCATCTTTCGCGAAGAGGCCCTGCGCCACCATGAGGGAGCCCGCCAAGAGGGCGATCTGCTGCGCATCTCTCCGCGGTGGACGGGATGGACCTACTGGGTCCTGCTCGCCCTGCTGCTCTTCACGCTCAGCTACTCCGCGCTGGGCACCCTGCCCGAGTACGCCTCCGGCCCCGCAGTGGTGGAGGTCGAAGGACGGAGCAACCTGTCCGTGGACACCCCGGGCCTTGTCGCCTCCGTGAAGGTGAAGGCGGGCCAACGCGTGGAGGCAGGCCAGGCGCTGGTGACCTTCCTCGCCCAGGGAGAGACCGCCTCGCTGGACCGCATCCAACGGGAGTTCGAGCTTCAGCTCCTCCGGGTGCTGCGAGAGCCCACGGACGAGTCAGCCCGGCAAACCCTCACCTCGCTGCGCGCCGAGCGAGAGCTGGCGCAGGCGCGGCAACAGGATCGCACCCTGCGCGCCCCCCATGCCGGGGTGGTGGGCTCCCTGCGCGTCCGCCCAGGCCAATACATCTCCCCCGGCGCGAGCGTCGTCACCCTGATCGGGGATGACGTGCACGTGACGCTGCTGGCCCTGCTGCCAGGGGGCTACCGGCCCATGCTCGAGCCGGGCCGTTCGCTGCGCGTCGAGTTCAACGGCTTTCCCCACGAGTACCATGAGCTGCGCATCGAATCGGTGGGAGACCAGATCATCGGTCCCAATGAGGCACGCCGGTTCCTGGGCGCGGACGTCGCGGATGCCCTCACGCTCTCGGGGCCGCTGGTGATGGTGCGGGCGCGCATCGGCTCTCCCACGTTCCTCAGCAAGCGGCGCGCCTTCAACTTCTTCGATGGCATGCAAGCACGCGCCGATGCCCGCGTTCGCTCCGAGCGCATCCTCGTGACCCTCGTGCCCGGCTTGAAGGGAGCCCTGGGATATGAAGACCGATGA